The following coding sequences are from one Nymphalis io chromosome 17, ilAglIoxx1.1, whole genome shotgun sequence window:
- the LOC126774780 gene encoding zwei Ig domain protein zig-8-like, whose amino-acid sequence MAAALALTLLAALLSPAGTAERARRSAGEAAAVEINQNVPEITHTEMSQAEIDAAAQAEAEAAGVPAWRDLWYSSLEALRREPTINNTQEDILVQLGGVAFLHCPVRNLGERGVSWVRRRDWHIISSGVFMYTNDERFQVLHSEGSDDWILQIKYVQKRDNGTYECQVSTGSGTLSRLVHLHIVVPEAFILGADEYHVDAGSTINLVCIIEKSPVPPQYVFWYHNARMINYDAARGVTVATAPGARTQSALAIRSAAPAHSGNYSCRAANTEPAHIYVYVSEGSDKMAATLSRNASNTLSYWLVLLITCSYAVLWSHNTL is encoded by the exons ATGGCGGCCGCACTCGCCCTAACGCTTCTCGCCGCGCTTCTCTCGCCCGCTGGTACTGCCG AGCGGGCGCGGCGCTCAGCGGGCGAGGCGGCCGCTGTAGAAATCAACCAGAATGTACCAGAAATCACGCACACGGAAATGTCTCAAGCAGAGATAGACGCGGCGGCTCAGGCTGAAGCTGAAGCGGCAGGCGTACCAGCTTGGCGGGACCTCTGGTACTCCTCATTGGAGGCTCTGAGACGGGAGCCCACTATAAACAACACTCAAGAAGACATACTCGTTCAGCTCGGTGGTGTTGCTTTTCTTCATTGTCCCGTGCGGAATCTTGGTGAAAGAGGC GTATCGTGGGTCCGAAGACGTGATTGGCATATCATCAGTTCTGGTGTTTTCATGTACACCAATGATGAAAGATTTCAG GTTCTGCACAGTGAAGGTTCAGACGACTGgattttgcaaataaaatacgTACAGAAACGTGACAACGGAACTTATGAGTGTCAG GTTTCCACCGGGTCGGGGACCCTGTCACGTCTCGTGCACCTACACATAGTTGTTCCCGAGGCATTTATACTTGGTGCCGACGAGTACCATGTTGATGCAGGTTCCACAATCAATCTCGTCTGTATCATTGAAAAG AGTCCAGTACCACCACAATACGTGTTCTGGTACCACAACGCGCGCATGATCAACTACGACGCGGCGCGCGGCGTGACGGTCGCGACTGCGCCGGGCGCCCGCACACAGTCCGCGCTCGCGATCCGTTCCGCCGCGCCTGCGCACTCCGGGAACTACTCGTGTCGCGCCGCCAACACAGAACCCgcacatatttatgtatatgtctCAGAAGGCA GTGACAAGATGGCCGCCACATTGAGCCGCAACGCCAGTAATACCCTAAGTTACTGGCTAGTGCTGTTGATCACATGTTCGTACGCTGTCCTGTGGAGTCACAACACGCTATAG